Proteins encoded within one genomic window of Heptranchias perlo isolate sHepPer1 chromosome 35, sHepPer1.hap1, whole genome shotgun sequence:
- the rangrf gene encoding ran guanine nucleotide release factor, translated as MATNGTHSHPLFGGSFSAVLPPNSIDVSDIREIPDNQEVFIHSKTDQSIIIELLEHQSQVPDQDAARYHFDDVTTSNNATGEEGSEILSVEPVSGDQIALQELSSAWFLTGRQRVAKFNEQARNTVTIHLALFRLPQYSTDILITFNDPTIISPLSSSTGAESALTGGTSSSPVQHWTLEHFQTAVQSFRLLDPAVFT; from the exons ATGGCAACCAACGGGACCCACTCTCACCCGCTGTTCGGGGGCTCATTCTCTGCTGTTCTCCCCCCCAATTCCATAGATGTCAG TGATATCCGTGAGATCCCGGATAACCAGGAAGTATTTATTCACAGCAAGACAGACCAGAGCATCATCATTGAGCTACTGGAACACCAGAGCCAGGTGCCCGATCAGGATGCAGCCAG GTATCACTTCGAtgatgtcaccaccagtaataatgCCACAGGAGAGGAGGGCTCAGAGATCCTCAGCGTGGAGCCTGTCAGTGGGGATCAGATTGCCCTGCAGGAGCTGAGCAGTGCCTGGTTTCTCACCGGGAGACAGCGAGTGGCTAAGTTCAACGAGCAG GCCAGAAATACAGTGACTATACACCTGGCACTGTTCAGACTCCCTCAATACTCCACCGATATCCTCATCACGTTTAATGATCCGACAATAATCAG CCCTCTCAGCAGCAGCACTGGGGCGGAGTCAGCACTGACAGGCGGGACCTCGTCCagcccagtgcagcactggaccCTGGAGCACTTCCAAACCGCCGTCCAGTCCTTCCGGCTCCTGGACCCGGCCGTCTTCACCTGA